The Pyrus communis chromosome 9, drPyrComm1.1, whole genome shotgun sequence genome has a segment encoding these proteins:
- the LOC137744089 gene encoding putative disease resistance protein RGA1 has product MAELAFDLAVRLTEKLGSLAYDEICLTWAVQSDLRKLERTMSTIKDVLLDAEEKQANNKQLRSWLRQVKNVFLDAEDVLDEFDREALRKQVVKKFHGTCRKVRHFFSRSNPVAFRFRVAHEIKELRERLEELKGNKSIFDSLTSHSKGYYDDHDSNLKHANKTRETYSFIRASEVFGRGFEKEAIVNRLIEQCDDCVSVIPVVGMGGLGKTTLAKLVYNDTRVIRNFELRIWQYVSPLDFDIARLTKEILSSVLGTNISGELSMNQLQEKLRDALKDKKFLLVLDDVWNEDAYKWGEFRDLLVEGAKLGSKILVTTRDVSVASIMGTVPTNIYLQNLSEEDCMSLFVKCAFKEGEEREHPNLFEIGKDIVGKCGGVPLAVKILGCQLYSKTDEREWKMIRDSAIWELERDGVAHVLPALRLSYTHLPPHLKRCLAYCSLLPRTYEGHDSWLLINFWMVNGILETHDHGNLELEDVGELYFKELWERSFFQNVKDRSLYFEFDMHDLIHDLVRSVAQDECFVVDFEGTKEISENVRHWSFWEPEQNVSSILHKRNRLRSIIAESTDINESFLQTCFSRFKYLRMLLLRNTTFEAFPSSIVSLKHLRYLQLNGNARISKLPDAVCKLQSLEILIVRGCVNLEELPRDISKLISLRWLEITTKQTSFPDNGVGCMKSLRYLFIRNCGNLTSLPRDMSYLGALHTLIIIDCEQLDLANGNYQLIPLRLRSLLIAGVPRMVALPEWLQGAANTLRGLYIWDCENLDALPEWLTSFTSLRILDLSECPKLVSLPEGMHSLEVKIEDCPQLKRGI; this is encoded by the coding sequence ATGGCTGAACTTGCCTTTGATTTGGCAGTCAGACTCACGGAGAAGCTAGGCTCCCTTGCTTACGACGAGATTTGCTTGACATGGGCGGTTCAATCCGATCTGAGAAAGCTTGAGCGCACCATGTCCACCATCAAAGATGTGCTCTTGGATGCTGAAGAGAAGCAAGCAAATAACAAGCAGCTACGCAGTTGGCTCAGACAAGTTAAAAATGTGTTTCTTGATGCCGAGGATGTGTTGGATGAGTTTGACCGTGAAGCCCTGCGAAAGCAAGTGGTGAAAAAATTTCATGGTACATGTAGAAAGGTACGTCATTTCTTCTCCCGGTCTAATCCAGTTGCATTTCGTTTCAGAGTAGCTCATGAAATCAAAGAGTTAAGGGAGAGGTTAGAGGAGCTTAAAGGCAATAAGTCTATCTTTGATTCTCTCACTAGTCATAGTAAAGGTTACTATGATGACCATGATAGTAATTTGAAGCACGCGAACAAGACGAGAGAGACATACTCTTTCATTCGTGCTTCGGAAGTTTTTGGTAGAGGATTTGAGAAGGAAGCGATAGTAAACCGTTTGATTGAGCAATGTGACGATTGTGTCTCAGTTATTCCTGTAGTTGGAATGGGAGGTCTAGGCAAGACTACACTTGCTAAGTTGGTGTACAATGATACAAGAGTCATTAGGAATTTTGAATTGAGGATTTGGCAGTATGTGTCACCGCTAGATTTTGATATTGCTAGATTGACAAAAGAGATTCTTAGTTCTGTATTAGGTACAAATATTAGTGGTGAATTGTCTATGAATCAGTTACAAGAAAAACTACGAGATGCTTTGAAGGATAAGAAATTTTTACTTGTGTTAGATGATGTGTGGAACGAAGATGCATATAAATGGGGTGAGTTCAGAGATTTGTTGGTAGAGGGGGCCAAATTAGGAAGTAAGATTTTAGTGACAACCCGTGATGTTTCAGTTGCTTCTATCATGGGAACCGTGCCGACAAACATTTATTTGCAAAATCTCTCGGAAGAGGATTGCATGTCCTTGTTTGTGAAATGTGCATtcaaagaaggagaagagagagaacaTCCAAACCTCTTTGAAATTGGAAAAGATATTGTAGGAAAGTGTGGAGGGGTCCCCTTAGCGGTGAAAATTTTAGGATGTCAACTCTACTCAAAGACTGATGAGCGGGAATGGAAAATGATACGGGATTCTGCAATATGGGAATTAGAAAGAGATGGAGTTGCTCACGTTTTACCTGCTTTGAGACTCAGTTATACTCATTTGCCTCCCCATTTGAAAAGATGTCTTGCTTATTGTTCACTTCTTCCAAGGACATACGAGGGGCATGATAGCTGGCTATTGATCAATTTTTGGATGGTAAATGGAATCCTTGAAACTCATGATCATGGGAATCTGGAGTTGGAAGATGTTGGTGAGCTATATTTTAAAGAGTTATGGGAGAGGTCGTTCTTTCAAAATGTTAAAGATCGTAGTCTATACTTCGAATTTGATATGCATGACCTTATCCATGACCTCGTACGATCAGTTGCACAAGATGAGTGCTTTGTAGTAGACTTTGAAGGCACCAAAGAAATCTCTGAAAATGTTAGACATTGGTCATTTTGGGAACCTGAACAAAATGTTTCATCAATCTTGCATAAGCGGAACAGGTTGCGATCTATAATTGCGGAAAGTACAGATATcaatgaatccttccttcagACTTGCTTTTCAAGATTCAAGTATTTGCGGATGCTTCTTCTAAGAAATACAACATTTGAAGCTTTTCCAAGTTCCATTGTTTCCTTGAAGCATCTGAGATACCTGCAATTAAATGGAAATGCAAGAATCTCGAAACTCCCTGATGCAGTTTGTAAGTTGCAAAGCTTGGAAATTCTAATTGTTCGTGGATGTGTGAATCTTGAAGAATTGCCTAGAGATATAAGCAAGTTGATCAGCCTTAGGTGGCTTGAGATAACTACAAAGCAAACAAGTTTTCCAGACAATGGAGTGGGATGCATGAAATCACTTCGGTATCTTTTTATTAGGAATTGTGGTAATCTAACCTCTTTGCCACGTGATATGAGTTATCTTGGCGCATTACACACTCTAATTATTATCGATTGTGAGCAGCTTGATTTGGCGAACGGAAACTACCAACTAATTCCATTGAGGCTCCGAAGTTTGCTTATTGCTGGAGTACCAAGGATGGTGGCATTGCCTGAATGGTTGCAGGGAGCTGCTAACACTCTACGAGGCTTGTATATTTGGGATTGTGAAAACTTGGATGCATTACCTGAGTGGTTGACAAGTTTCACATCCCTTAGAATACTTGACCTTAGCGAGTGTCCAAAATTGGTTTCTCTACCAGAAGGGATGCATTCTCTCGAAGTTAAAATAGAGGATTGTCCTCAATTGAAGAGGGGAATCTAG